A window of Exiguobacterium sp. Helios genomic DNA:
AGGCATCTTTAATGCCCGGCTCGGTGACGCGGTTGGTCCATGGTTATCCGTAACCATCGTCCATTTCGTTGGTCTGATCGGATGTTTATTGATTTACGGCTTTGTTCGGGATCGTAAAATCGGCGGTTTTCGCACGTTACCGCTTATTTATGCGAGCGGCGGATTGCTCGGTGTTTTAGTCGTCGTTACGGAACTGACGTCAATTCAATTACTCGGCATGACATGGGCAATGTCGCTGTTGCTCGTCGCACAGATTCTGTGTGCCTTTGTAATTGATTTGAACGGCTGGTTCGGAGTCATTAAAAAAAGCAGTAACAAAGGGCAGTGGATCGGAGTCGGTTTGATGTTGACCGGCGTCCTGATCTTTTCATTTACCTGAGTAGGAGGAGATAGAAATGGGATTAGGCATGTTTTGTGCCATCGTCGCAGGGATGATGATCAGTTTACAAACTGTTTTGAACGCACGGATGAGTCATGTCTTTGGTGCCTGGGCGACGACGACGTTAGTCTTTTTGGTCGGTCTGATTGGTTCGTTGCTTGCCTTGGTTTTCTTTCGGGGCGGGGAGGTCGCAGCGCTTACGGAGGTCGAACCGCTTTATCTATTTGGCGGTTTCGTCGGTGTCGGTGTCGTATTTTGTGTCATGCGGGGTATTCAACTGCTCGGTCCGTCCATCGCGATTTCCGTCGTCCTGATTTCGCAACTCAGTTTTGCGTTGTGTGTCGACGTTTTTGGCTGGTTTGGTTTACCAAAAGTCGATTTATCGTTTGGGCAGATCATCGGCCTGGCCGTCATGCTGAGCGGCATTTTCGTCTTAAAACGGTATCAGGTCGTGGACGAGTCAAATCAAACAGATGAAATCAAAGCGATTTCTTAAAAACATCGTCAACCACTCAAAAGAGATCACGGCTTTCACGCGACTTTTACAGTAAAGTGCGTGAAAGGGTGATCTCTTTTAAAAGACGCTTCGTTTAAATCAGACGGATACTTCTTCTTTCCAGGCGACGTCGATAAAGGCATCACGGCCGGAGGCTTTCCGGTCTTTTTTGTAGTGGGCCGGATTTTTTTTATGGAAGTCCTGATGGTATTCTTCCGCCGGATAGAAAGCAGCTGCCGGTTCGATCCGTGTAACGATCGGTTGTTTGAAACGGTTTGTTGCAGCCAGCGCATCACGTGACGCAATCGCTGCAAGGCGTTGTTCTTCCGTATGGTAAAAAATCGCCGGGGCATACTGTGTACCACGGTCCTGGAATTGTCCGCCGGCATCGGTCGGATCCGTTTGCGGCCAATACAGTTCGAGTAACCGTTCGTATGAGAACAGTGCCGGGTCAAATGTAATCTCGACGACTTCGGAATGTCCGGTCGTTCCGGTTTTGACCTGCTCATATGTCGGATTGTCGACGTGTCCTCCTGTATAACCGGACACGATACTGTGAATCCCCGGTAATTCCTCAAATGGTGTCACCATGCACCAGAAACATCCTCCTGCAAATGTTGCTTTTTCCATGTCATCTCTCCCTTTCTCCTGGCCTCTTGAGCCGTAATGCTCTCATTTCTGACAGCGAGAAAACGAAAACGACTCCTTTGCTTGGTTGCAAAAGGAGTCGCCGCTTTTTATCAACCAAAGCTTTCGCTTTGCTGGTCGTAGCACCTTGCTGTGCGCAGGTTGCTGGGACGTCATCGATCCAGATCTCTCGGTCCACTCTTGATAAGTGTTATATGAAGTTGATGTAAGTTCGTTATCATTGGGATGATAATACCATTCATAAAAGTGGAAAGTCAATTCTTATGTTTGCAGGGCACGAAGAACTGTCGCCCCTAACGTTTTCGCCCCGATCAGTAAAGCCCGCTCATCGATTTCGTACTTCGGATGGTGTTGCGGATAAATCGTGCGTCCATCTGTTTTCGCGGAGCCGGTAAAGAAATAACTGCCCGGAACCTGTTCCAGGTAATAGGCAAAATCATCGGCTGCCATCATCGGTTTCATTTCACGGACCTGTGCTTCCGGCAAAAAACCGGCCGCTTCCCGGACGAGCTTCGTTTCATCCGGATGATTCCAAAGGGACGGGTAACCTGTCGTGAAATCAATGGAATAATCAGCGCCGATTCCGGTGCAGGTCGTCCGTGCGACGAGATCCACCTGTTGGCGCAACTGATGCCGGAGTTGTTCGTTGAACGTCCGGATTTCTCCGACAATCCGGGCTTCGCCGGTCACGATGTTCGGTGCGGTTCCGGCATGAAATGAACCGATTGCAACGATGGCCGGCTCAAACGGATCAACGCGCCGGCTGACGAGGTGCTGAAGATTACAGACAAGCTGTGCACCGGCGACAAGTGCGTCCTGCGTCCGGTGTGGCGCTTGGGCATGACCGCCTTGACCATGAACAACGATTTCAAATTCATCGATCGCACATAATGTATGCCCGCTGTGATAACCGATCGTTCCGACCGGAAGATCATTTTCGAGGTGTGTGCCGAAAATCGCATCGACACCGTCGAGACAGCCGTCCTCAATCATTTGAATCGCACCACCCGGAAATACTTCTTCACCGTGTTGGTGGATAAAGACGACAGTACCTGTTAATTCATCCCGGATGGCTTGAAAAGCAGCGGCGAGTCCAAGGACAATCGCCGTGTGTCCGTCGTGTCCGCAAGCATGCATGACACCGGGACGGATTGAGCGGAACGATAATTCCGTTTCTTCCTGGAGCGGTAACGCATCAAAATCGGCCCGGACCGCAATTGTTTTTCCGGGACGGGTGCCGGTCAGTGTCGCGACGATTCCGCTGCCACCGACGTTCGCACGGTAAGGAATACCGAGTGCATCATAAAACGCAGAAATTTTAGCAGGCGTCCGGACTTCCTGGAACGATAATTCCGGATGGCGGTGAAAGTCACGGCGTAAACGAATCATCTCTGATTCATACTCAGTTAAGTAGGTGAATAAATTTTCTTGCATCGAAATCATCCTTTTCGGTATGTCTTGAGTAAAAACGGGTACAGATAGAAGTAATCAATTAGAGGAGGAATCAACATATGGGTGAAATCATTGTCAATGCCGTTCTTACAGTCAAAGCAGGATTAGCTGATCAAGTCTTTCCGATTCTAAGTACAGTCTACAAAGCAGCGCAAAACGAGCCGGGCTGCCTACGTTATACGTTACATCAATCGATTGAAAATGAACATCAGTTCATGCTCTATGAAGTCTACCAAGACGAAGCAGCACTTGAGGCTCATATTGCATCGGACCACTATAAAGCATACCGCGAACAAATTGAGTTGTATCTTGAGGATCGTCAAGTGACAAAGTATGTCGAGATGACATTCTAAATCAATGAAAGAAGGGCGTATGGATCCGGAAGGGTCCATACGCCTCTTTTTGTGTTACATCGATTTGAAGCCAAGAAAGTGTTCCCGCCAACGCGGTTCATAGATCGAGTTGATTTGCAGCTGTGAGCCACCCGCATGAATGAAATATTCATTGTCGAGCATGATGCCGATATGCGATGGTCCATCCGTATACGTATTTTCGAAAAAGACGATATCCGATCGTTTCCCGCTACTGATTGTCGTCCGCCGGTTCGTAAAGAAAGCCCCGTACCAGTAACCACTGACGTTCGTCCGGCCGCCGTACTTTCCGGCTTCGTTCGTTGCATAGTGAATCAGTCCCGAACAATCAAAACCGCCGTTGGCTGCCGTTTGAGAACCCCACGTATACGGCGTTCCCAAGTGTTTCGCGGCTGCTTGGATTAACTTTTCACCACGCGATGTATTCTTCTGTGCGATCCGTGCATCCGTCTTGACGGTGACAGCGCTGACCGGCAGATAAACAGGTGACCAGCCGGACTGAATGACATAAAAATTGCCGACCCGATACCGGGGATAGACGCGTTTTCCCTGTTCAATCAATCCGGCACTTTTCGGACTGACGGGTGTTGCAAAATAAGACGTCGTTGTTTTGACTGTGTAGATTTTTTGACGGTTGATTGCTTGTTGGGCGTAACGCATATCCGGTTTCGTCGTCCCGATGTATGGATTGATGATGTAACCGGTCGTTCCGTTCGGTAGGCGAACCTTCCAAAAGTCATCGTCAATCGCCTTTAGACCAATCAGTTTCGTGCCTTTGCTTAAATAACCGGCAGGGCGGCTATACGCGACATCGGCTGAAAAGAGTGGGGTCTGATCAAAATGGACATAAAAGACCGTTCCGACTTTCGGACGCGCGACCGGTTTGTTTAAGCCGAGTTTGCTCGAGTCGACAAAACCAAACGTCGTACCGATCTTAACGCGGGTGTAATAGCCGCTTGTGCCGTAAATCGACAGCAGGGTATTTTTCTTCAGTGTACCGATTTTCCCTGTCAGACTGGCTTTCGGATGAACGACTAATTTATCTTCGAGGACGTAACGTGTTCCGGTGACATCATACAAATCCGGTTTTCTCGTCACAAGATCCGTTGTCTTGACGTAGCCGTACACCGATCCGACTTTGACGCGTGTATACACGCCACTTGTGCCGTAAATATCGATGGATTCCGCCCGTTTTATAGAGCGAAGAACATTTTTGGCTGTCGTATCTTTAAAGATCGATGTGTTTTTGTTCGCATAACGAAGTCCTGTTTTAACGAAGACTTTTGTTGGGGCAAGCGTATTTGTTAAGACGTACGCATATTGTCCGCGGAATAAAATTCGGCTGTATGCACCGCTCGTTCCATAAACCGTCAGCAGGGTATTCGTCTGATGCTGCTTTAAGACGGGACTGGATACATTGGGAGCAGAACGGATTGCTGTCGGTGTCTGAACGTATAAACGATTTGTTTTGGCATAGACTTTTAATGGAGCGAGCGTATTTGTCAAAACGTACGCATATTGTCCGCGGAATAAGATCCGGCTGTACGCACCGCTCGTCCCGTAGACCGTCAGCAGGGTATTCGTCTGGTGTTCTTTTAAGACGGGACTCGATGCGTTGGGTGCTTGGCGGATTGGAGTAGGAGACTGGACATACAAACGGGCTGTTTGTGCAAAAAACTCCAAATCTCCTAACTGAGCTGTCAGGACAAATCCATAGACACCGTTTAAGCGGACTCGTGTATAAGCACCGGATACACCGTAGATGTCGACTAATTGATTTTGTGCCAATGTCCCAAGCAGTTTCCCGGTCGCCGTAGCGGTTGGGTAGACGTTGGCAAGTTGTTGACTGTACTTTTTGCCGGTTGCTTCATACGAGACGACCGGTTTCGTTCCGAGGTGAGCCGTTAAGACAAAAGCATATGTACCGTTCCACTCGATCCGGGTAAAAGTCCCTGACGTCCCGAACGTCTTGATGGAATCGTTTTGTTTCAACGTGGTGAGCGGTGTTCCAACTGCATCGGCTGTTGGATAAACCGACGTTTTTTCTTGAACGAACCGTTCACCGGTCATCGAGTACACAGGGGTTGTACTTAAATCCGCTGTCAGGACGAACAGATAGCCGGTATCCTGTTTAATCCGGCTGAAGAGACCGACCTGACCGTATGTATCAAGCTGCTTATTTTGATCAAATGTTTGTGCTGTCGCCGTTGAAGAATCTGCTGCTGTATAAAGAACTGTGACCTTATTCGTATACCGGCTATCGATTCTTGGATATGTAGGTGTATCCGCTAATTGATCTGTCTTCACGAAACGATAGACGCCATCGAGCAGGATGCGTGTAAACAGACCTTCTGTCCCGAACGTCTCGACTTCAGTTGTGGCAGAAAGGGTAGCGACTGCTTCTGTACTTTCCGGTGTTTCGAAGACCGGGGTATCGGTTTGGGTAAACAGTTTACCGGTTGCAAGTTCCGTTTTCTCGTCGACGACCGTTTGCGAAATGTCTCCTTCTGCCAAGGCACTGATCGGGAATGAACTGAACAGCATGACGGAAGCAGCAAGTGTCGTGAACCATTTTTTTGAAAGAGGCATCGTATGTAAAACTCCATTTCTCTAGAAAATTAATTTTTACTCCAGTTAAAACTAAGTTTACCATGTTCATTTTTAAAGGTGTAAAAAGATATCAAAAAAAGTCAATCATCAACCAAATGCTATACAAGGAAATGAAAAACCGGTCCCTCCTGGATAAGAGGCACCGGTCTGGTTTATTTTTAATCGTCTTCATGGTCGACCTGCCACTCCCAATCGAGCATGCCGTAAATGAGGGAATCGCGCCAATGGTCTTCGAGATAAACCGTTTCGCGGAGTTGACCTTCTTTCGTCATCCCGACTTTCTGGAGGACACGTTCTGAAGCGACGTTTCGCGGATCACATGTTGCTGTAATCCGGTGTAACTCCAGTTTCTCGAATCCGAATTCGAGTAAAAATGCGGCAACGGATGTCGCATAGCCGTTTCCCCATTCATCCGGCGACAGAATGTAACCGATCTCCGCCGTTTTGTGTTCGGTATCGGTGATCACCAGTTCACCGGCTCCAATCACACGATCATCCGGGAAGGTGACGGCGAAGACATACCGGCGGCGCGGATTCTCAAGTTCGCTTTCAAGTGCGTCATGAATAAATTGTTTGCTGTCACTTTCGGAGTTGGGTCCCCACGATTGATACTGACTGACGATGGGTTTTGAGGCATAGGCATGGACAGCTTCTAAATCTTCTGGAGTAAAACGACGGATCCGTAGTTGCTCATTGATTTTGTAGCGCATGATGGACTCCTCCTCTATAGTTGACTCTTTATAAGATATTGGCTGTTCAGCCGGATTTTCCTGTTTGACAGGCAAAATCGGGCGTGCTAAAGTCGGGATATCGAATGAACAGAATAGTAATCCTCTAGGGTTCCGTTCGGCTGGACCAAGGGAGGAACATAAGGGGAACCTTATGCAACGGAGGGATAAAAGCCCGGGAGTAAAGCGTTTAGGCGCTTGCTCCCGGGCTTTTTTGTTTGATTCGAAACAGAGGAGGAAACAACATGGCAAAATATTGGTTAAGCATCATCCTGGCATCCTTTTTTGAAGTCGGTTGGGTCATCGGATTAAAACACGCAGCGACCCCACTCGAGTGGGGAGCGACGATTGTCAGCATCATCGTCAGCTTCACGGTGTTAATCAAGGTCAGTAATCATCTGCCGGTCGGAACGGTCTATGCGGTGTTCGTCGGACTCGGAACAGCGGGTACGGTCGTAACGGATATCGTCTTATTCGGTCAGTCGGCATCCATCATCAAGTTGATGTTGATTGCAGTCCTGTTAGTGGGTGTGATTGGTTTGAAATTAGTCAGTGGGGAGGGGGAACAACAATGAGTTGGTTCTATTTGATTCTGGCAGGACTATTTGAAATGTTAGGTGTCGTCCTGATCAATACGTTTAATCAGCAAAAAAACACCAAAAATCTGTTGTTGATGTTCGCTGGTTTTGGTCTCAGTTTTTTATTCCTCACTTTGGCGATGAATGAGCTGCCGATGGGGACGGCCTATGCGGTGTGGACCGGAATTGGAGCAGCAGGCGGTACGATTCTCAGCATGATTTTTTACAACGAAGCGAAGGATTGGAAACGGATTGTTTGTATCGGTTTAATTCTCAGTGCGACGATCGGTTTGAAGCTGGTCGGAGAATAAACATATCATTTAGATTACTTTTCCTGTTTGAGCCGACTGGGTGGCATATTTTAGCTGAAAAAAGGAAATACTCCTTATAAGACAAGTACGTCATTAAATTCGTGCATAAGGGGATGGATTGGTATGAAAACGAAACAGTATATCGGAACGTTTTATAAAGAAGAAGAACTGATTTCAAAAATGGATGAGTTGCATCAGCAAGGTCATCGCGAAGAAGATTTTTATATCATCGTTAAAGAAAAATCGAATCTTCAACTGGTCCGCAGTCAGATGGACGCGGAAATCGCGACGACGAAACCGTCGTGGATTGACCGGATTCGCGGGAATCAGGGACGTGATCAGGAAGTAAATGATCTGTTTGGTTCACTCGATTTACCGGCGGATCAAGTCGAGGTCCATAAGACGGAAGTCGAAGGCGGTGGATTCGTTCTGTTACTGGAAGTTCAGGACATTCAGTTCGATCCCCACTTAAACACGGACAATACACATCCTGACGTCAAAGTACGTTACGGCAGTTACGAAGAAACGCATACATCGGACGATGCCAATTCAAATGCCCAACTCGGATCGGGAAATCCGCTTGATGTCGATAAAGACTCAAAAGAAGAACACGCGGAGATTGATTTGCACCGTGCGGGTACGGATAAGATGCCGCAAGACGAAGAAGCCATTCATCATGCCAAGTTAAAAGAAGATCGTAAACCGGATATCGCGATGCGCCGGGACGATGATTTTAAGCGTCCGGAGTGGGAAGAACAAAAAGTAC
This region includes:
- a CDS encoding DMT family transporter; its protein translation is MQGIVFALFSGLFIALQGIFNARLGDAVGPWLSVTIVHFVGLIGCLLIYGFVRDRKIGGFRTLPLIYASGGLLGVLVVVTELTSIQLLGMTWAMSLLLVAQILCAFVIDLNGWFGVIKKSSNKGQWIGVGLMLTGVLIFSFT
- a CDS encoding DMT family transporter, with translation MGLGMFCAIVAGMMISLQTVLNARMSHVFGAWATTTLVFLVGLIGSLLALVFFRGGEVAALTEVEPLYLFGGFVGVGVVFCVMRGIQLLGPSIAISVVLISQLSFALCVDVFGWFGLPKVDLSFGQIIGLAVMLSGIFVLKRYQVVDESNQTDEIKAIS
- the msrA gene encoding peptide-methionine (S)-S-oxide reductase MsrA, which codes for MEKATFAGGCFWCMVTPFEELPGIHSIVSGYTGGHVDNPTYEQVKTGTTGHSEVVEITFDPALFSYERLLELYWPQTDPTDAGGQFQDRGTQYAPAIFYHTEEQRLAAIASRDALAATNRFKQPIVTRIEPAAAFYPAEEYHQDFHKKNPAHYKKDRKASGRDAFIDVAWKEEVSV
- a CDS encoding M20 family metallopeptidase, whose product is MQENLFTYLTEYESEMIRLRRDFHRHPELSFQEVRTPAKISAFYDALGIPYRANVGGSGIVATLTGTRPGKTIAVRADFDALPLQEETELSFRSIRPGVMHACGHDGHTAIVLGLAAAFQAIRDELTGTVVFIHQHGEEVFPGGAIQMIEDGCLDGVDAIFGTHLENDLPVGTIGYHSGHTLCAIDEFEIVVHGQGGHAQAPHRTQDALVAGAQLVCNLQHLVSRRVDPFEPAIVAIGSFHAGTAPNIVTGEARIVGEIRTFNEQLRHQLRQQVDLVARTTCTGIGADYSIDFTTGYPSLWNHPDETKLVREAAGFLPEAQVREMKPMMAADDFAYYLEQVPGSYFFTGSAKTDGRTIYPQHHPKYEIDERALLIGAKTLGATVLRALQT
- a CDS encoding putative quinol monooxygenase, yielding MGEIIVNAVLTVKAGLADQVFPILSTVYKAAQNEPGCLRYTLHQSIENEHQFMLYEVYQDEAALEAHIASDHYKAYREQIELYLEDRQVTKYVEMTF
- a CDS encoding SH3 domain-containing C40 family peptidase — translated: MPLSKKWFTTLAASVMLFSSFPISALAEGDISQTVVDEKTELATGKLFTQTDTPVFETPESTEAVATLSATTEVETFGTEGLFTRILLDGVYRFVKTDQLADTPTYPRIDSRYTNKVTVLYTAADSSTATAQTFDQNKQLDTYGQVGLFSRIKQDTGYLFVLTADLSTTPVYSMTGERFVQEKTSVYPTADAVGTPLTTLKQNDSIKTFGTSGTFTRIEWNGTYAFVLTAHLGTKPVVSYEATGKKYSQQLANVYPTATATGKLLGTLAQNQLVDIYGVSGAYTRVRLNGVYGFVLTAQLGDLEFFAQTARLYVQSPTPIRQAPNASSPVLKEHQTNTLLTVYGTSGAYSRILFRGQYAYVLTNTLAPLKVYAKTNRLYVQTPTAIRSAPNVSSPVLKQHQTNTLLTVYGTSGAYSRILFRGQYAYVLTNTLAPTKVFVKTGLRYANKNTSIFKDTTAKNVLRSIKRAESIDIYGTSGVYTRVKVGSVYGYVKTTDLVTRKPDLYDVTGTRYVLEDKLVVHPKASLTGKIGTLKKNTLLSIYGTSGYYTRVKIGTTFGFVDSSKLGLNKPVARPKVGTVFYVHFDQTPLFSADVAYSRPAGYLSKGTKLIGLKAIDDDFWKVRLPNGTTGYIINPYIGTTKPDMRYAQQAINRQKIYTVKTTTSYFATPVSPKSAGLIEQGKRVYPRYRVGNFYVIQSGWSPVYLPVSAVTVKTDARIAQKNTSRGEKLIQAAAKHLGTPYTWGSQTAANGGFDCSGLIHYATNEAGKYGGRTNVSGYWYGAFFTNRRTTISSGKRSDIVFFENTYTDGPSHIGIMLDNEYFIHAGGSQLQINSIYEPRWREHFLGFKSM
- a CDS encoding GNAT family N-acetyltransferase, which translates into the protein MRYKINEQLRIRRFTPEDLEAVHAYASKPIVSQYQSWGPNSESDSKQFIHDALESELENPRRRYVFAVTFPDDRVIGAGELVITDTEHKTAEIGYILSPDEWGNGYATSVAAFLLEFGFEKLELHRITATCDPRNVASERVLQKVGMTKEGQLRETVYLEDHWRDSLIYGMLDWEWQVDHEDD
- a CDS encoding multidrug efflux SMR transporter, with amino-acid sequence MAKYWLSIILASFFEVGWVIGLKHAATPLEWGATIVSIIVSFTVLIKVSNHLPVGTVYAVFVGLGTAGTVVTDIVLFGQSASIIKLMLIAVLLVGVIGLKLVSGEGEQQ
- a CDS encoding multidrug efflux SMR transporter encodes the protein MSWFYLILAGLFEMLGVVLINTFNQQKNTKNLLLMFAGFGLSFLFLTLAMNELPMGTAYAVWTGIGAAGGTILSMIFYNEAKDWKRIVCIGLILSATIGLKLVGE
- a CDS encoding general stress protein gives rise to the protein MKTKQYIGTFYKEEELISKMDELHQQGHREEDFYIIVKEKSNLQLVRSQMDAEIATTKPSWIDRIRGNQGRDQEVNDLFGSLDLPADQVEVHKTEVEGGGFVLLLEVQDIQFDPHLNTDNTHPDVKVRYGSYEETHTSDDANSNAQLGSGNPLDVDKDSKEEHAEIDLHRAGTDKMPQDEEAIHHAKLKEDRKPDIAMRRDDDFKRPEWEEQKVRHEEQQDGKKDDIHRPNRSADHSDDLAKQDHGNDLDR